One Catenulispora sp. GP43 genomic window, CGCGTCGGGCGCGGGTTCCGCGTCCCGGGCCACCGTCTCGGCGATCGTCTCCGCGTCGAGCGTCAGCGCGAACGGCATGAGCTCGAAGTACTTCATGGCCTTGCCGTCGTCGGACAGCTCCAGTTGGCCGGTCACCATGCCGGCCGTCTCGAGCCGCTCCAGATGCATGTAGAGCAGTGCCCGGGACAGTCCCAGCCGGCGGGCCAGTTCGCTGACGTGGAGGCGTTCCCCTGCTTGAGCCGAGCGGTACAGCTCCGCG contains:
- a CDS encoding ArsR/SmtB family transcription factor, with amino-acid sequence MNTEELLAKLGAVGHAQRLRIVAELYRSAQAGERLHVSELARRLGLSRALLYMHLERLETAGMVTGQLELSDDGKAMKYFELMPFALTLDAETIAETVARDAEPAPDANTKGGKG